In Macadamia integrifolia cultivar HAES 741 chromosome 13, SCU_Mint_v3, whole genome shotgun sequence, one DNA window encodes the following:
- the LOC122059346 gene encoding UPF0548 protein At2g17695, translated as MVFLCWNRPSLKDQKDCINKSGSFNYDTKYRGATAKPLSSLLQDGELAKDGFFVNHSRVLVGSGLPTYEKAKTALQSWRHFALNWAFVNPKTPIRTETKFCVCTKQFLPWVLMPLQVSYVTEGSDREKLKASFGFGSGTLQGHLLAGEERFSVEMDANDQVWYEILSLSKPAHFLSSIGYPYVQFQQKYFAHQSANAFIKHVTAETPPL; from the exons atggtaTTCTTGTGCTGGAATCGCCCGTCTCTAAAGGATCAGAAGGACTGCATTAACAA GTCAGGTAGCTTCAACTACGACACCAAATACAGAGGCGCAACCGCTAAacccctttcttctctcctaCAAGACGGAGAGCTCGCAAAAGATGGCTTCTTCGTCAACCACTCTCGCGTTCTAGTTGGGTCTGGTCTCCCTACCTACGAGAAAGCTAAGACCGCTCTTCAGAGCTGGAG GCATTTCGCATTGAATTGGGCATTCGTTAATCCCAAGACTCCAATTCGAACTGAAACCAAGTTCTGCGTCTGTACCAAGCAATTTCTACCGTGGGTGTTGATGCCTCTCCAGGTGTCTTACGTTACCGAAGGTAGTGATCGGGAGAAGCTCAAGGCCTCTTTTGGATTCGGCAGTGGAACCCTTCAAGGTCACCTGCTG GCTGGTGAAGAACGATTTTCAGTTGAGATGGATGCGAACGACCAAGTTTGGTATGAGATCCTTTCCCTCTCAAAGCCTGCCCATTTCCTGTCTTCTATTGGCTACCCATATGTACAATTCCAGCAAAAGTATTTTGCTCACCAGTCGGCCAATGCTTTTATAAAACATGTCACTGCTGAAACACCCCCATTGTAA